In Eriocheir sinensis breed Jianghai 21 chromosome 30, ASM2467909v1, whole genome shotgun sequence, the following are encoded in one genomic region:
- the LOC127005335 gene encoding mucin-5AC-like, translated as MERWASPPTLLLLHLLLLLHPHSSTLGESLQCGEEIFVKRGEKTVLRFWSTEDEELRVQALPQGGGGGGGGGGGGGGGGEVFVPVTQAVDPNRLRIDLSTEDKKEEEEEEEVKKKVEEVQRKEEEKNVVQEGYHFGSRLPPPPPPPPSSSSSNSFASQDSSGGDAGGGDAGGGDAGGGDAGGGDAGGGDAGGESIVTSPPELQDTTTTSRTSTSTPPATTTSTTTTTTTTSTTPPPLRTEEEEISTTLDPQKSSLGTIRLTTTTTTTPPPLRTEEEEEISTTLGPQKSSLGTIRLTSTTTTTTTSPPQDTDSPIQPQHDSQLNDIPDSTTLYPSVAQTTLIDDQTTESVPTDIQVSRDESATELPEGTTDFPGTLTTTEIRDTVDAAATESVYITNEEADTATTESSYVNRKTDAQTTDSPTDTGTDSATDSRLRLDLGATEAATETTVSYTTEGVTEFLEETIPTNESPAEGTQRLATTEGTTETTTEPTGGAEETRTENIGDVDGYGTDATEKGVGETEVTTGIYELRTEATERVREGEITTEAIGALTNPTERIEERIKPTETGGGGREGEEGEAGTEQFPPPTSSPPPPGAQNKENEAEQSPTERDPEATGAATAGIDVTTEGVTDAHTLVNTLTGGGEGEGQQQGPGMERADLGAVNGALDTTTIDPTTTAPSTTTTTAATTAKRDPPASVHGAVASNVSEDVETTTSPSIRQGSEADTTIAAATTTTTTTAAATTTAEATTTIATTAAVTDITSTAATATTTATPDTTTPSPTTTSTTTESAGIRVAAEETTKGEGLSTTTTTTTTTTATPTTTTTTTTIPSTTTATATTTTKKTSGSTTDIFASIIDALTVALESDMKDEPKQKGVGEGDVSLASKPQEGPENAAAGGAQRREDEGMKIYETGPSVLYYPRKETKETQRKAQESQNQTQTEDGEGEEGETTTLTTTLHDSSPNGNQPNIADEDDFKGYDYYEDLVDSLVAQERPYLNRNSSTTAAPTTLTPNRFLYPGLELEGVKEGQEGQGGDLRHEVVEDSLYYSAGSDSIIPSTTTTTPDVVPTVLNDTNDRPSELSVMDLLSGPRAPGVVGGEGQVVIKEQGSKVAINAPSQTSTLSTTSTSSTTSTSSTTSTSTQDYHDTTAFLDSSTTSFITSTTTADSTITTLGPERLSHDSGPMTRHDLPADDDSPSDDDTQERPHEEESNFTENLWSYLLNTNRNEDTPKDRPPTETELPGAGQADRTAGETEHELTTTIKPFRDGDASPSTTTTTPITTTTTPITTTTTESEMATILIPFSFVKYLGQDDKPHASLGQDGTTGGLEGAAEGESVKIENSEGGTAYSEDQTFDNDDTATDNEEGSVFSEDRLDHNGAEVVFVEDYTANKEYEADYDDNKETHNEDVKYNGEEEAVYKDKVAYNEGGNAYNEEKTEYGEDAATHGYNEPGYDANDPAYSEDKGVRDGGVDEDDVPSVISDVKLINEGNEAHPEYYERDPNYSERNPGYSEVIPDISEGYPDHSERGPEYSETDPGYSEGNPDISEGSPDYSERDPGYTEENPGYSERHPGYNEGDLHRTRDTANVIRVITKETYTIAKETRITAKKTQTTAKEIRVIAKGTRNTANQNRVTKKETQNAAKETRVTVKGTRNTSTERTRATQVTQ; from the coding sequence gCGAGTCTCTGCAGTGTGGAGAGGAGATTTtcgtgaagagaggagagaaaactgtCTTGAGGTTCTGGAGTACTGAGGATGAGGAGCTACGTGTCCAGGCCTTgccccagggaggaggaggaggaggaggaggaggaggaggaggaggaggaggaggagaggttttcGTGCCTGTTACACAAGCTGTTGATCCTAACCGTTTGAGGATTGATCTTAGCactgaggataagaaggaagaagaggaggaggaggaggtgaagaagaaggtggaagaggtgcagaggaaggaagaggagaagaatgttgTGCAGGAGGGTTATCACTTTgggtctcgtcttcctcctcctcctcctcctcctccttcttcttcgtcttccaatTCCTTCGCCTCCCAagatagcagtggtggtgatgctggtggtggtgatgctggtggtggtgatgctggtggtggtgatgctggtggtggtgatgctggtggtggtgatgctggtggtgagagTATCGTAACCTCACCACCAGAGCtacaagacaccaccaccacctctagaacctccacctccaccccccctgcaaccaccacctcaaccaccactaccaccactacgacctccaccacaccaccaccactaaggacggaggaggaggagattagtaCGACTCTAGACCCCCAAAAGTCGTCCCTGGGAACTATACGacttaccaccacgaccaccaccacaccaccaccactaaggacggaggaggaggaggagattagcaCGACTCTAGGCCCCCAAAAGTCGTCCCTGGGAACTATACGACTCACCagcacgaccaccacgaccaccacctcaccaccacaggACACAGACTCACCCATCCAGCCTCAACACGACTCACAGCTCAACGACATTCCAGACTCCACGACTTTGTATCCAAGCGTGGCACAGACGACCCTCATAGACGACCAGACAACAGAGAGCGTCCCCACAGACATTCAAGTTTCCAGAGACGAATCAGCCACAGAACTTCCAGAGGGCACCACAGATTTCCCAGGAACTTTGACCACCACAGAAATCCGTGACACAGTGGATGCTGCGGCCACAGAATCAGTCTATATCACCAACGAGGAAGCGGACACAGCAACCACAGAAAGTTCCTATGTCAACAGAAAGACTGATGCACAGACTACAGACTCCCCCACTGACACAGGCACAGACTCAGCCACAGACTCCAGGCTACGGCTTGATTTGGGGGCTACAGAGGCGGCTACAGAGACTACAGTTTCTTACACAACAGAAGGAGTCACAGAGTTCTTAGAGGAAACCATCCCGACCAATGAGAGCCCAGCAGAAGGAACCCAAAGACTCGCCACCACAGAAGGGACGACAGAAACCACGACAGAGCCCacaggaggagcagaagagacCAGAACAGAGAACATTGGAGACGTTGATGGCTACGGAACAGATGCAACAGAAAAGGGAGTAGGAGAAACGGAAGTAACAACGGGAATATATGAACTAAGAACGGAGGcaacagagagagtgagagaaggagagattacAACAGAAGCTATCGGGGCATTAACAAACCCCACAGAAAGGATTGAAGAGAGGATCAAACCcacagaaacaggaggaggaggaagagaaggggaagaaggggaagcagGCACAGAGCAATTCCCACCACCAacatcctcacctccaccaccaggagCACAAAACAAAGAGAACGAGGCAGAACAAAGCCCAACAGAACGAGACCCGGAGGCCACAGGAGCAGCCACGGCCGGCATCGATGTGACAACCGAGGGAGTGACCGACGCACACACGCTGGTCAACACGCTAACGGGAGGCGGCGAAGGGGAGGGCCAACAACAAGGACCGGGCATGGAACGGGCTGACTTGGGGGCTGTTAACGGGGCACTGGATACCACCACCATcgaccccaccaccaccgccccaagcaccaccaccaccaccgccgccaccactgcTAAACGTGACCCTCCTGCCTCAGTTCACGGTGCCGTTGCGAGTAACGTGAGTGAGGACGTTGAAACCACGACGTCGCCTTCTATACGACAGGGCAGTGAGGCAGACACGACTATTGCTgcagctaccactactactacgactactgctgcTGCCACGACTACTGCtgaggctactactactattgccactactgctgctgttactgatattacttctactgctgctactgctaccactactgctactcctGATACTACTACTCCCAGTccaactactacctctactacaacGGAGTCAGCAGGAATTAGGGTGGCAGCAGAGGAGACAACTAAAGGAGAGGGActatccactactactactactactactactactactgctactcctactactactactactactacaaccattccttccaccactactgctactgccaCTACCACAACCAAAAAAACAAGTGGCTCAACAACCGACATCTTCGCCAGTATCATCGACGCCCTCACTGTGGCTCTCGAAAGCGACATGAAGGACGAACCCAAACAGAAAGGCGTCGGGGAAGGAGACGTTTCTTTGGCCTCGAAACCACAAGAAGGGCCCGAGAACGCGGCAGCAGGAGGAGCTCAAAGAAGAGAGGACGAGGGGATGAAGATTTACGAGACGGGTCCTAGCGTATTGTATTATccgaggaaggagacgaaggagacgCAGAGGAAGGCGCAAGAGTCACAAAACCAGACTCAAACAGAAGACGGCGAGGGCGAAGAAGGGGAGACTACGACCCTCACAACGACCTTACACGATTCGTCACCAAACGGAAACCAACCGAACATAGCAGACGAGGACGACTTCAAGGGCTACGACTACTACGAGGACTTAGTTGACTCCCTGGTGGCCCAAGAACGACCTTACCTCAACCGCaactcctccaccaccgccgcccctaCCACCCTCACTCCCAACCGCTTCCTCTACCCCGGCCTGGAACTGGAAGGGGTAAAAGAGGGACAAGAGGGCCAAGGAGGTGATTTAAGGCATGAGGTAGTTGAGGATTCGTTATACTATAGCGCGGGAAGTGACTCCATCATCCCCTCCACCACAACGACCACCCCCGATGTCGTTCCCACAGTTCTCAACGACACGAACGACCGCCCGTCTGAGCTCTCCGTGATGGATCTGCTGAGTGGACCGAGAGCCCCCGGGGTCGTAGGAGGCGAGGGGCAGGTGGTGATTAAGGAGCAGGGGAGCAAGGTGGCTATAAATGCACCGTCCCAGACCTCCACCTtatccaccacctccacatcttccaccacctccacatcttccaccacctccacctccacacaaGACTACCACGACACCACTGCCTTCCTGGACTCTTCCACGACTTCCtttatcaccagcaccaccacggcggactccaccatcaccacccttggGCCGGAACGACTCTCCCACGACTCAGGTCCCATGACAAGACACGACCTTCCAGCAGACGACGACTCACCCAGCGACGATGACACGCAAGAACGACCACACGAGGAGGAGAGCAACTTCACCGAGAACCTGTGGTCGTACCTGCTAAACACGAACAGGAACGAGGACACGCCTAAGGACCGTCCCCCAACCGAGACCGAACTACCGGGAGCAGGACAAGCCGACCGTACCGCTGGCGAGACGGAACATGAGCTCACCACAACAATAAAACCCTTCCGTGATGGAGATGcgtccccttccaccaccacaaccacccccatcaccaccacaaccacccccatcaccaccaccaccaccgaatcCGAGATGGCGACGATCCTCATTCCGTTTTCCTTCGTTAAATACCTTGGTCAGGACGACAAGCCACACGCGTCCTTGGGGCAAGATGGTActacgggaggactggaaggcgCAGCAGAAGGAGAATCAGTTAAAATCGAGAACAGTGAAGGGGGAACAGCGTACAGCGAAGACCAAACCTTTGATAATGACGATACAGCAACAGATAACGAAGAGGGAAGCGTATTCAGCGAAGATAGACTAGATCATAacggagcggaagtggtgtttgTTGAGGATTACACCGCGAATAAAGAATACGAAGCTGATTATGACGACAACAAGGAAACCCATAATGAAGACGTCAAATACAATGGAGAAGAAGAAGCCGTGTATAAGGACAAGGTCGCTTATAATGAGGGAGGAAATGCATACAATGAGGAAAAGACTGAATACGGAGAAGACGCAGCGACGCACGGTTATAACGAACCAGGATACGACGCTAACGACCCCGCGTATAGTGAAGACAAGGGCGTGCGTGACGGAGGAGTGGACGAAGACGACGTACCGAGTGTGATAAGTGACGTCAAGTTGAtcaatgaaggaaatgaagcacACCCGGAATATTACGAAAGGGACCCGAACTACAGCGAAAGGAATCCTGGTTATAGTGAAGTGATCCCGGATATCAGCGAAGGTTACCCGGATCATAGCGAAAGAGGTCCGGAATACAGCGAAACAGACCCGGGTTATAGTGAAGGGAACCCGGATATCAGCGAAGGGAGCCCAGATTATAGCGAAAGAGATCCCGGTTACACTGAAGAGAACCCGGGATACAGCGAACGTCATCCGGGTTATAACGAAGGAGACCTACACAGAACCCGGGATACAGCGAACGTCATCCGGGTTATAACGAAGGAGACCTACACTATAGCGAAAGAGACCCGGATCACAGCGAAGAAGACCCAGACTACAGCGAAAGAAATCCGGGTTATAGCGAAGGGGACCCGGAATACAGCAAACCAGAACCGGGTTACAAAGAAAGAGACCCAGAATGCAGCGAAGGAGACTCGGGTTACAGTGAAGGGAACCCGGAACACATCGACAGAACGGACACGGGCAACACAAGTAACCCAGTga